The Hyphomicrobiales bacterium region GTTGCGCCAGCTGCATAGAGCTTTTCAGCAATTGCGCGGCCAATACCACCTGATGCACCCGTTACAAGCGCTGTTTTTCCTGTCAAATCCATCTTCACTTTGTCCTTCATCTGGAATTATTTTTGATGTCGCCGCTTTTGTTTTATCTTAAGACCAAAGAGCTTTTGCGCCATCCATATCATCTGGCTGTCCAAAATTGGCGGCTTGTAGGCTTCGATCCATACGTTTGATCAAACCCGTCAAAACCTTACCGGCTCCCACTTCCAATTGGTGTGTCACGCCATTATCGAGCATCCACTGCATGCTTTCACGCCAGCGGACAGAACCTGGAACTTGTTCAATCAAACGCGTTCGAATGTCAGCGGGGTCACTAATTGGACCGGCCACAACATTTGCAATGAGGGGTACGACAGGCGCGTTAATTTGAGTCGATGCTAAAGCCTCTGCCATAACTTCGGCGGCTGGCGCCATTAAACGACAATGGAACGGAGCAGACACAGGAAGCAACATGGCGCGCTTTGCGCCTTTTGATTTTGCAATATCGATGGCGCGCTCAACAGCGTTTTTCTCACCGGACACAACAGTTTGCGCTGCTGCATTATCATTTGCCACTTCGCAAACAGCCCCTTGGGAGGCAAGATCTGCAATTTCACTAACCGCGTCAAGATCAAGTCCAAGCACAACGGCCATCGCGCCCTCGCCCACAGGGACGGCTTCTTGCATGGCTTTGCCGCGTGTGCGCAAAAGCCGCGCTGCATCACCAATTGATAAGCTGCCAGCTGCTGCAAGTGCTGAATATTCACCGAGCGAATGCCCTGCAACATGGCTAACATGATCCTCAATCGACAAACCTTCCGCTTCCAGCGCACGGATGGCGGCAAGACTAACAGCCATGAGTGCAGGCTGTGTGTTTTGTGTGAGGGTTAGTTCTTCAGGCGTTCCTTCCCAGATGAGAGAAGAAAGGCTTTCGCCGAGCGCTTCGTCCACTTCATCAAAAACAGCTTTTGCTTCTGGATATGCGTCAGCAAGGGATTTGCCCATACCAATTGCTTGGCTGCCTTGGCCTGGAAATGTAAGTGATAGTGTCATGTTTTGCCTCATAATTTCGAACGCGATAGGTGGCGAATACGCGTCTAATTGTCAAGCCGCAGCAACGTTACCTTGCTTCATGCCCACTCCATTCTACGTCAAACCAGCATATTGATGCAGTGTGTATAGATCAAATTATTCCCCTCAGGCTCGATAACCTCTTGCATTTCGCTGAAAAGGCGATAATACACACACAACTCAGCCGTGGGCTGGGGGCTGAACGGAAGGCAATTGGGTTCTTAGATACTCAAATGCAGGTTAGGACAACCAAGCCGACTTCCCGTGTCTCCGCTCTCCACTGGTGCTTATTCTGCCTTTCAATGGTCCAGCAAAATCTGGATTTAGAGACAGGTGTTGATGAGGCTTCGCGCTTGCGGCCAGAGTGACATGAAACAAGAAAGGCAGAGAATGGCTCTCTACGAACATATCTTTTTGGCACGCCAAGACGTGTCAGCTCAGCAAGTCGATCAGATGATCGAACAATTCAAAAGCTTGCTTGAAGAAAACGGCGGCTCAGTTGCTAAAACTGAAAACTGGGGTTTGAAATCACTTTCATACCGCATCCGCAAAAACCGCAAGGCGCATTACGCTCTTATGAACATCGACGCACCAAGTGCAGCTGTTCAAGAGATGGAACGCCAAATGCGCATCAACGAAGACATTCTTCGTTTCCAAACTGTGCGCGTTGAAGAACACGAAGAAGGTCCATCTGTTATGCTTCAAAAGCGTGACCGTGACGACCGTCCACCACGCGGTGGTCCACGCGGTGATCGTAATGATCGCGGCGGAGATCGCGGTGAACGCGGTGGCGATCGCCCACCACGTGAAGAAAGCTAAGGAGAGAGAATTATGGTTGAAATCGCACAACAAGCATCCCGTCGTCCTTTCTTCCGTCGTCGCAAGACCTGCCCATTTACAGGTCCAAACGCGCCGAAGATTGATTACAAAGATACACGCCTTCTACAGCGTTACATCTCAGAACGTGGCAAGATTGTACCAAGCCGCATCACCGCTGTTTCTATCAAGAAACAACGTGAGCTTGCTAAAGCAATCAAACGCGCACGCTTCCTTGGCTTCTTGCCATACGTTATCCGCTAGTTTTTAGCGAACAACACGACATTCGGCTGGCGCCGCACTCAAATCGCGGCGCTGCCAACCTTAAAAATGAAATCTTGCTGGATCAGGCGATCACGAATTGACCTCATCCTAACCGTCACTCGGGACAGCACCTTATGAATGCCCAAACCATCATTATAGCCTTGATTGCCGGCGCGACATCGTTCGTGTTGATGACGGCTGGGCTTGTGGGTGGGCTTGGTGGCTTTCCGCTTTTGGCTCTCTCCCCGCTCCCTATTGTTATTGCAAGCCTTGGATGGGGAACACGTGCCGGCGGCATTGCAGCGGTAACTGGTGTTATTTGCGTCCTTTTCCTCGCGCATCTAAATTCTGCCCTAGTATACCTTGCAGGCATCGGCTTTCCGGCCGCTTACTTGTGCCACCTAATCGGTTTATCTCGCCAAGATGACCCAGACCACGAAGAAGAATGGTTCCCTGTTGGTGACATCATGCTTCGCAGCATTATTGTTGGTGGATTGGTTTTTGGCTTAGGCTTCATCATCTCAAAGTTCGACATTGACGAATTCACCACTGCAGCACTCAGCGCCTTTGAACCGACCATTCAACAATTGGAAGCAGGCACACAGCAGACCTTTAGGGATGCCCTCACCTTCCAAATTCGCATGTTGCCCTATTTCGTGCCTGCAACGTGGCTTTTGATGATCTGGGTCAACATTTGGCTCGGCGTGAAAGTTGCAAAACTCTCAAACCGCATGAACCGTCCAAAATTTGCGCTAAGCGATGCAGAAACACCTTTCATCTCAGCGCTCATTTTAGGTGTCGCTGTTGTGGTCAGTTTTGCAGCGCCGCCACTCTCTTATCTTGGCGCCGCCTTTGTGGGAGCTTCGGGCATGGCGCTTGTCATTATGGGCTGCGTTACCCTCCATGTCGTAACGCACAACAACAAGTTTCGTGGCATCATGCTGAGCTTGCTCTACGCATCAATGCTGTTTTTCGGATTCCCAATCTTCATCATGGCAGGCCTCGGCCTTGCTGATCTTTTCCTCAAAATTCGTCAGCGCTTCTTGCTGACTAATCCACTTTAAGAAAACCAGGAGACTACCAATGGAAATTATTCTTCTCGAACGCGTCGCAAAACTCGGCCAAATGGGCGAAATCGTCCGTGTTAAAGACGGCTTTGCACGTAACTACCTTTTGCCAAAAGGCAAAGCCCTTCGTGCAACAGATGCAAACAGAGCAAAGTTTGAAGATCAGCGCGTTGAACTAGAAGCACGTAACCTTGAGCGTAAATCTGAAGCTGAAGCAGCTGGCAAGAAGCTTGACGGCTACACATTCGAAGTTATCCGCTCTGCTGGTGAAACTGGTCAGCTTTACGGATCAGTATCAGCCCGTGATATCGCAGACGCATTGATCGAAGGCGGCTTCCAAGTTGCTCGTTCACAAGTTGCTCTTGAGCAGCCAATCAAAACAATCGGCATGGCTTCCGTAACACTTTCTCTTCATGCAGAAGTTGACGTGACTGTTGTTGCAAACATCGCCCGCTCACCTGATGAAGCAGCACGCCAAGCATCTGGTGAAGATCTTTCACAACGTGAAGAGATCGAACTTGACCTTGAAGTGTTTGATGGCGACATGGACAGCTTCTTTGATGAAGAAGCTGATGCGCCTGAAGGTGACGAAGGTGAAGACGCTGGCGAAGAAGCAGCCGCTTCTGACGAAGACTAAGCTTTACACTTAGCCGCCCATAAAGCGGTAAACGACAAATTGACGCCTCGGACAGATTGATTTTTGCCGAGGCGTTTTTTGTGGGATTTTTTTCGTTTGGTCATTCGTCAAGAGGCAATCCTGCAACCCTAACGTGTTTTTGAATTACCCACATGGTATTGTGGAAAAAGGAACGATTCTCTTTGGAAAAAAAATATATATTTTTTTTCGCCGTTACCCCTCTTTTTAGAACAGTAAAGGTCCGCTAAGACAGGCTTCTGTTTGAAAGGATTGAAGTATGGAAGTGGTGCCTGATTTTGCCCCGGCAAATGACATAAGCGAACCGATGAACTATCGCAGTGCGCCGGCCAATATTGAGGTTGAGCAAGCGCTTTTGGGTGCTATCTTGATCAACAATAACGCTTTTGATCGGGTCTCTGACTTCTTGCTTCCTGAACATTTCTACGAACCAATCCACCGGATGATCTTTGAAGAAGCGTCGTCCTTGATTCGGGCTGACCGCGTAGTTAACCCAATGACTATTAAGACGTATCTTCCAGCCGATGAAATGGTTGGTGAGATCACGCTAACCCAGTATTTGGCACGCCTCGCCGCTGAAGCGACAACCATTATCAATGCGGTTGATTATGGCCGTGCGATCCAAGATCTTGCGATTAGACGCTCGTTGATTTCGGTTGGCGAAGATGTCGTGAATGTTGCTTATGATGCGCCATCGGAAAAATCACCGCGTGAGCAAATCGAAGACGCAGAGCGTGAGTTGTTTGCGCTAGCTGAAACAGGCAACGAATCGCGCGGCTTTGTGAATTTCCAATCGGCCCTTACTCAGTCTGTCGAAATGGCCGCTGCTGCCTTCCAACGTGAAGGGCAATTGTCTGGCTGTTCAACAGGCTTGACCGATCTTGATCGCCGCATGGGTGGCTTGCAGTCTTCTGACTTGATCATTCTTGCAGCGCGTCCTGGTATGGGTAAAACGTCGCTCGCAACCAACATCGCCTACAATGTTGCACAGGCCTATGAGCCAGAGGTTCAACCGGATGGTTCTGTGAAACCAAAAAATGGCGGCATTGTCGGCTTCTTCTCGCTCGAGATGTCCGCAGAGCAGCTCGCCACTCGTGTGATTTCAGAGCAGGCTGAGGTTTCATCGTCCAAAATTCGTCGTGGTGAAATTTCTCCCGCAGAATATGACAAGCTGGTCAATGCCATGCAGGTGATGCAGACCAAACCACTTTTCATTGACCAAACAGGTGGTATCTCCATCGCCCAGCTTTCAACCCGTGCGCGACGCTTAAAACGTCAGCATGGTCTGGACGTTCTCATCGTCGACTATGTGCAGTTGATGGTTGGTAGTTCTAAGAATGCGGGTAATCGTGTTCAAGAGATCACAGAAATCACCACGGGCCTCAAGGCGCTTGCGAAAGAATTGCAAGTTCCCATCATTGCGCTCTCCCAGCTTTCCCGTGCGGTTGAAAGCCGAGACGACAAACACCCTCAGCTCTCTGATCTTCGCGAATCTGGTTCTATCGAACAAGATGCGGATGTGGTGCTGTTTATCTATCGTGAGGAGTATTACCTCAAGAATAGTGAACCGCCGCAGGATGACCCTGCTTATGCGGATTGGTATACGAAGATGGAAAAAATGCGCGGCATTGCTGAAGTTGTGGTTGCCAAGCAGAGACACGGTCCGACAGGTACTGTGCCGCTCTCCTTTACAGGCGAATTCACCCGCTTCTCCGATCTTGCTGATCCATCCCGTATGCCAACAAACTTTGATTAATAACGGCAACGGGCCGTTTTGGAATGATAACCGGCCATGACGACAACAGATCATAACCTCATCTCTTCTGGCAGGCTGACCATTGATCTGGAGGCCTATGCCGACAATTGGCGGTTTTTGAATGAGAAAGCCGCTGGTGCCGAATGTGGCGCGATGGTGAAGGCGGATGCTTATGGCATTCAAATTGATAAAGCCGTTGGTGCGCTGGAGGCTGCGGGCTGCAAAACGTTTTTCGTCGCAACCCCTACTGAAGGCGCTGCTGTTCGCGCTCAATCAAAGACGGCGGCCATCTATATTCTAAACGGCCTGATGGCGGGGGCTGCTGGTTTTTATCATCAGCATAATCTGCGGCCTGTCCTCAATACGATGGATGAAGTGAACGAATGGGTTGATGAGCAAAAACCCGCCGCCCTGCATGTTGATACAGGCATGAACCGATTAGGGTTACGCGAAGAAGAAGCAAAAGAGCTTGCTCAAGATCAAGCGCTCGTCTCTAAACTCAATCTCACACTCATTATGACGCATCTAGCTTGCGGCGACACGCCACGCTCGTTGATGAATGGCTGCCAACTTTCAAGCTTCATTGATATTTGCAAGCTCTATCCCAATGTGCCGCGCTCGCTTTGTAATTCAGCTGGTATTTTCCATGGTGAGGCTTTTCATCTTGATATGGTGCGCCCCGGCATTGCGCTTTATGGCGGCGCTGGATTGACGGAACATGCAGCAAAAAACCCAATGAAACCTGTGGTGAAGGCTGAAGCCCGTATCTTGCAAATTCGCGATCTTTTGGAACATGAAAGC contains the following coding sequences:
- the fabD gene encoding ACP S-malonyltransferase, translating into MTLSLTFPGQGSQAIGMGKSLADAYPEAKAVFDEVDEALGESLSSLIWEGTPEELTLTQNTQPALMAVSLAAIRALEAEGLSIEDHVSHVAGHSLGEYSALAAAGSLSIGDAARLLRTRGKAMQEAVPVGEGAMAVVLGLDLDAVSEIADLASQGAVCEVANDNAAAQTVVSGEKNAVERAIDIAKSKGAKRAMLLPVSAPFHCRLMAPAAEVMAEALASTQINAPVVPLIANVVAGPISDPADIRTRLIEQVPGSVRWRESMQWMLDNGVTHQLEVGAGKVLTGLIKRMDRSLQAANFGQPDDMDGAKALWS
- the rpsF gene encoding 30S ribosomal protein S6, encoding MALYEHIFLARQDVSAQQVDQMIEQFKSLLEENGGSVAKTENWGLKSLSYRIRKNRKAHYALMNIDAPSAAVQEMERQMRINEDILRFQTVRVEEHEEGPSVMLQKRDRDDRPPRGGPRGDRNDRGGDRGERGGDRPPREES
- the rpsR gene encoding 30S ribosomal protein S18, which translates into the protein MVEIAQQASRRPFFRRRKTCPFTGPNAPKIDYKDTRLLQRYISERGKIVPSRITAVSIKKQRELAKAIKRARFLGFLPYVIR
- a CDS encoding DUF2232 domain-containing protein: MNAQTIIIALIAGATSFVLMTAGLVGGLGGFPLLALSPLPIVIASLGWGTRAGGIAAVTGVICVLFLAHLNSALVYLAGIGFPAAYLCHLIGLSRQDDPDHEEEWFPVGDIMLRSIIVGGLVFGLGFIISKFDIDEFTTAALSAFEPTIQQLEAGTQQTFRDALTFQIRMLPYFVPATWLLMIWVNIWLGVKVAKLSNRMNRPKFALSDAETPFISALILGVAVVVSFAAPPLSYLGAAFVGASGMALVIMGCVTLHVVTHNNKFRGIMLSLLYASMLFFGFPIFIMAGLGLADLFLKIRQRFLLTNPL
- the rplI gene encoding 50S ribosomal protein L9, producing the protein MEIILLERVAKLGQMGEIVRVKDGFARNYLLPKGKALRATDANRAKFEDQRVELEARNLERKSEAEAAGKKLDGYTFEVIRSAGETGQLYGSVSARDIADALIEGGFQVARSQVALEQPIKTIGMASVTLSLHAEVDVTVVANIARSPDEAARQASGEDLSQREEIELDLEVFDGDMDSFFDEEADAPEGDEGEDAGEEAAASDED
- a CDS encoding replicative DNA helicase, which produces MEVVPDFAPANDISEPMNYRSAPANIEVEQALLGAILINNNAFDRVSDFLLPEHFYEPIHRMIFEEASSLIRADRVVNPMTIKTYLPADEMVGEITLTQYLARLAAEATTIINAVDYGRAIQDLAIRRSLISVGEDVVNVAYDAPSEKSPREQIEDAERELFALAETGNESRGFVNFQSALTQSVEMAAAAFQREGQLSGCSTGLTDLDRRMGGLQSSDLIILAARPGMGKTSLATNIAYNVAQAYEPEVQPDGSVKPKNGGIVGFFSLEMSAEQLATRVISEQAEVSSSKIRRGEISPAEYDKLVNAMQVMQTKPLFIDQTGGISIAQLSTRARRLKRQHGLDVLIVDYVQLMVGSSKNAGNRVQEITEITTGLKALAKELQVPIIALSQLSRAVESRDDKHPQLSDLRESGSIEQDADVVLFIYREEYYLKNSEPPQDDPAYADWYTKMEKMRGIAEVVVAKQRHGPTGTVPLSFTGEFTRFSDLADPSRMPTNFD
- the alr gene encoding alanine racemase; amino-acid sequence: MTTTDHNLISSGRLTIDLEAYADNWRFLNEKAAGAECGAMVKADAYGIQIDKAVGALEAAGCKTFFVATPTEGAAVRAQSKTAAIYILNGLMAGAAGFYHQHNLRPVLNTMDEVNEWVDEQKPAALHVDTGMNRLGLREEEAKELAQDQALVSKLNLTLIMTHLACGDTPRSLMNGCQLSSFIDICKLYPNVPRSLCNSAGIFHGEAFHLDMVRPGIALYGGAGLTEHAAKNPMKPVVKAEARILQIRDLLEHESVGYSAAEVATSDRKIATISAGYADGYLRHSGSTSKEKGASAYLHGKRVPLMGRVSMDLIAIDITDVPEAKRGDYVELFGPNVSVSEVATHAQSIDYELLTGLGKRYTRHYGTLD